The proteins below are encoded in one region of Helianthus annuus cultivar XRQ/B chromosome 2, HanXRQr2.0-SUNRISE, whole genome shotgun sequence:
- the LOC118479413 gene encoding uncharacterized protein LOC118479413 gives MSGGASDNVLSLTTDELKEKIAEEVGRAIEVSLPRFVERMQNTLLSTMEERIGELREDLTSDRGKAKEKKGCSYNKFMACKPPVFNGEVDPIACQRWISDIEGVFERTHCDESDFVAYGTGQLRGQAKDWWDNLRNERGVETIRAMTWEAFKVPFLKHHSPKAVINKIKEEFMQLRQKGETVDKITGMFMDKLKFCDDLVKTEEQKIYYYHTMLRAEYREFMTPSHYESLTDIINAAREREIELKRQVERGERRALDENPSPTKKLKVAESSKKGSAKGGSPSCKTCGRTHKGECYFKNKPCVACGKIGHGVANCPHKVTVCYKCYQPGHKKSECPELVGKKESTDSRDETPKAKARSFQITAAEAKMEPDVVTVVVGMDWLSRYNAKVICLRKEIHLTSPSGRRVIIYGEKACNPMICSMIEARKFILHGCKAYLTYIRAVEKETPRIEDVPVVREFKDVFPEDLPGMPPEREIEFGIELTPGAKPVAKAPYRLAPSELQELMSQLQDLLEKGFIRPSVSPWGAPTTSSFIQETRRSTLTIYEKYWRY, from the exons ATGTCGGGAGGTGCTAGTGACAATGTTCTATCCCTCACTACCGACGAGTTGAAAGAGAAGATTGCCGAGGAAGTTGGTAGGGCCATCGAAGTTAGTCTACCAAGATTTGTGGAAAGAATGCAAAACACCTTACTTTCGACTATGGAAGAAAGAATTGGTGAACTAAGAGAAGACCTTACCAGTGATAGGggcaaggctaaggaaaagaaaGGTTGTTCTTACAACAAGTTTATGGCGTGCAAGCCCCCGGTTTTCAATGGAGAGGTAGATCCAATTGCTTGTCAAAGGTGGATAAGCGATATTGAAGGTGTTTTCGAACGTACGCATTGTGATGAAAGTGACTTCGTGGCGTATGGAACTGGCCAACTTAGAGgccaagccaaggattggtgggacaacCTCAGAAACGAAAGGGGTGTTGAAACAATAAGGGCGATGACTTGGGAAGCTTTCAAAGTACCATTCCTCAAACATCACAGCCCCAAGGCGGTGATAAATAAGATAAAGGAAGAATTCATGCAATTGAGGCAAAAGGGTGAAACCGTTGATAAGATTACGGGAATGTTCATGGATAAGCTCAAGTTTTGTGATGACCTGGTCAAAACTGAAGAACAGAAAATTTATTATTATCACACCATGCTTAGGgctgaatatagggagttcatgactccctcaCATTATGAAAGCCTTACCGATATAATCAATGCGGCGCGGGAACGCGAGATTGAACTGAAAAGGCAAGTTGAAAGAGGCGAAAGGAGGGCCTTGGATGAAAACCCGAGTCCCACAAAGAAGCTGAAGGTAGCTGAATCTTCGAAGAAAGGAAGTGCAAAAGGAGGATCTCCGAGTTGCAAAACATGTGGACGCACTCATAAAGGTGAATGCTATTTCAAGAACAAACCTTGCGTGGCATGTGGCAAGATAGGGCATGGGGTTGCAAATTGCCCCCACAAAGTAACGGTGTGCTATAAATGTTACCAACCGGGTCATAAAAAGTCAGAATGTCCGGAATTGGTGGGAAAGAAAGAGAGTACCGACTCTAGGGATGAGACCCCAAAAGCTAAGGCAAGGTCGTTCCAAATCACTGCTGCTGAAGCAAAAATGGAACCTGACGTGGTTACAG TggtcgttggaatggattggctatcccgctaCAATGCTAAGGTGATATGCTTACGTAAGGAGATACACCTAACGTCTCCGAGCGGAAGGCGTGTCATCATCTATGGGGAGAAGGCTTGTAATCCCATGATATGCTCGATGATAGAAGCCCGCAAGTTTATACTACACGGGTGTAAGGCATATCTAACCTATATACGTGCCGTCGAAAAAGAAACGCCAAGAATTGAAGACGTACCTGTGGTGCGTGAATTTAAAGATGTCTTTCCCGAAGATCTTCCGGGAATGCCACCCGAGCGCGAAATAGAGTTCGGGATTGAACTGACCCCGGGTGCTAAACCGGTTGCTAAGGCACCGTATAGATTGGCACCTTCAGAACTGCAGGAGTTAATGTCTCAGTTGCAAGATTTACTAGAGAAGGGATTCATCCGGCCTAGCGtgtctccttggggagctccc acgacatcctcgtTTATTCAAGAAACGAGGCGGAGCACGCTAACCATTTACGAGAAGTATTGGAGGTATTAA